A single genomic interval of Lathyrus oleraceus cultivar Zhongwan6 chromosome 7, CAAS_Psat_ZW6_1.0, whole genome shotgun sequence harbors:
- the LOC127105547 gene encoding cytochrome P450 89A2, whose product MELWFIAVVSVCVGFLIRATVSATGGSSKRVSLPPGPPHIPIVSTILWLRKSVSQIQSFLRTAHAKYGPIISFRVGFRSIVFISDRSVAYNALIQNSSVFSERPKAPPNVKLISRNQHTINSASYGATWRTLRRNLAAEMLHPSRAKSFSEIRRWVLQTLLDRLKSSSESGDSIKVVDHIQYAMFCLLVYMCYGERVDDEKINDIGRVQRALLLSLNKFNVLNHFPKITRVLFRKRWEELLKLKQDQDDVLLPLIRARSRSIKNNVVSYVDTLLELELPEEKRKLSEDEMISLCSEFLNAGTDTTSTALQWIMANLVKYPEVQNKIMEELKAAFGDERNEENAEVKEEDLHKLPYLKSVILEGLRRHPPGHFVLPHTVKEDVVLNGYLVPKDGIVNFMVADIGRDPRVWEDPMAFKPERFLKDETFDITGSKEIKMMPFGVGRRICPGYNLAMLHLEYFVANLVWNFEWKVPEGGQVDLSEKHEFTVVMKNPLQVHISPRV is encoded by the coding sequence ATGGAGTTATGGTTCATTGCCGTAGTTTCAGTATGTGTGGGATTTCTCATCAGAGCCACCGTCTCAGCCACCGGAGGAAGCTCAAAGCGCGTAAGCCTCCCTCCCGGTCCGCCGCATATACCCATCGTTTCAACCATTTTATGGCTTAGAAAATCTGTATCCCAAATCCAATCCTTTCTCCGAACCGCCCATGCAAAATATGGTCCAATCATCAGTTTCCGAGTCGGTTTCCGATCGATCGTATTCATTTCCGACCGATCTGTTGCATATAATGCCCTAATTCAAAACTCCTCCGTCTTCTCTGAACGTCCTAAAGCACCTCCCAATGTGAAACTTATCTCCAGAAACCAACACACCATCAACTCCGCTTCGTACGGAGCCACATGGCGCACTCTCCGTCGTAACCTCGCGGCCGAGATGCTTCACCCGTCTCGCGCTAAGTCTTTCTCCGAGATTCGCCGGTGGGTTCTACAAACACTCCTCGACCGCTTAAAATCATCTTCGGAATCTGGTGACTCTATCAAAGTCGTTGATCACATCCAGTATGCAATGTTTTGCTTACTCGTTTACATGTGTTACGGAGAAAGAGTCGATGATGAGAAGATCAACGACATCGGGCGTGTACAGCGTGCACTTCTGTTGAGTCTCAACAAATTCAACGTTCTGAACCACTTTCCGAAAATCACTAGGGTTTTGTTCCGTAAACGATGGGAGGAGTTGTTGAAGCTGAAACAAGATCAAGACGATGTTCTTCTTCCACTGATAAGAGCAAGGAGTAGATCAATAAAAAACAACGTTGTTTCGTATGTAGATACTCTTCTGGAACTGGAGTTACCTGAGGAGAAACGCAAGCTGAGTGAAGATGAAATGATTAGTCTTTGTTCAGAGTTTTTGAATGCAGGCACAGACACAACCTCCACCGCATTGCAATGGATCATGGCGAATTTGGTGAAGTATCCAGAGGTGCAAAACAAGATTATGGAGGAGCTTAAAGCGGCGTTTGGCGATGAAAGAAACGAAGAGAACGCGGAGGTGAAAGAGGAAGACTTGCACAAACTGCCGTATCTAAAGAGCGTGATATTGGAAGGATTGAGACGTCACCCGCCAGGGCACTTTGTGTTACCTCATACAGTTAAAGAAGATGTTGTTTTGAATGGCTATTTAGTGCCTAAAGATGGGATAGTGAATTTCATGGTGGCGGATATAGGGCGGGATCCTCGTGTTTGGGAAGATCCAATGGCGTTTAAGCCGGAAAGGTTTTTGAAGGATGAGACATTTGATATAACTGGGAGCAAAGAGATAAAGATGATGCCATTTGGAGTTGGGAGGAGAATTTGTCCCGGATATAATTTAGCTATGCTTCATTTGGAATACTTTGTGGCGAATTTGGTTTGGAATTTTGAATGGAAGGTTCCAGAGGGAGGGCAGGTTGATTTGTCTGAAAAGCATGAGTTCACAGTGGTGATGAAGAATCCTTTGCAGGTTCATATTTCTCCTAGGGTCTAG